The Acetonema longum DSM 6540 genomic sequence ATATTGCCCTGGACTGGGAATAACATTGAGGCACCGGCAAATGTTTTGATATTTGCCGGTACTTTTGTATTTACATGGTAATTTATCGTATAATGAGTACAAATCTTGGGTTCAGAATACCAATCATGACAAAATGTAAACCACCGCAAGGAGGGAGACCATGAAATCCATCATTTCGCTCTTGACCATGGGGAGTCTCTTATTGTTCGCCGCAGCAAATATAGCGATAGGCGCTGAAAGAGTTATCTCATTATATATCCTGAGCGGCGATAAACAAGGGTTGAAAGATTTTATGACAGAGCATCATGATGCACTGGCTAAAGCGCATTCATTGGTGGCGAGCTATCTTTCCGATGGTGTCGATGGGTTTATCGCCAATTCAAATATTGAGTCCCTGTTCAAACGTAAAGGGGATTGGCTGGAAAGCCTCAAACAATATTCTTTATAAAGGCAAAGGGTAAAATGATAAAGTTCCTGCAGACGTTTCGATTTGCAGGAACTTGCCAATTCGAGGAGGAAGCAAATGTCCAGAGGCTATGTGCAAGTCTATACCGGCAACGGCAAAGGAAAAGGAAAAACCACGGCGGCTATCGGACTGGCGATCCGGTCTTTGGGGGCCGGCAAACGGGTTTTGCTGCTGCAGTTTATGAAAAATAAAACATACAGTGAGCATGCCGTTTTAGCCGGGCTTTCGCCTGATCTGACCGTGGAGACCATGGGGAAACCCTTCTTTGTCGCTCACGAGGGGATGCTGAGCGCGGCCCAACTGGCCAAATGGGGCGAAGACGTAGTTGTCTTTCCGCCAGGCCAGCCTCCCCGGGACTATCTCGACACGATGCGCCGGGGTGTCGATCGGGCCAAACAGGCCGTCGGCAGCGGGGAGTATGATCTGGTGATACTGGATGAAATCAATGTGGCGCTGTTCTTCGGCCTGGCAACCTGGGAACAGGTGCAGGCGATTATTCGCGGCAAGCGTGAGACAGTGGAACTTG encodes the following:
- a CDS encoding cob(I)yrinic acid a,c-diamide adenosyltransferase, whose product is MSRGYVQVYTGNGKGKGKTTAAIGLAIRSLGAGKRVLLLQFMKNKTYSEHAVLAGLSPDLTVETMGKPFFVAHEGMLSAAQLAKWGEDVVVFPPGQPPRDYLDTMRRGVDRAKQAVGSGEYDLVILDEINVALFFGLATWEQVQAIIRGKRETVELVLTGRGAPPELLQAADLVTEMREVKHYYHDGVEARLGIEN